A stretch of Shewanella dokdonensis DNA encodes these proteins:
- a CDS encoding aryl-sulfate sulfotransferase — MDNAVAAFPTIKPVTVAKGFKQRLYWINHLVADQHSESMQWANGGALEWDRWPLDFITDTQGEVRWYLDPHKIHDQQDIGKRGILMGVHQVANGDIIFLQGQRYYRMDLLGRMVFERWLPKGYIDLSHDMKALPNGHYLLRAAKQNYHRADGKVVNTVRDQILEVDEYGRLVDVWDLNRILDPLRDSLMKALDPRAVCLNVDLQAKGNELEPDAPFGDHMGVGTGRNWAHVNSVEYDASDDAIIISSRHQGVFKIGRDKQLKWILAPRKGWNSQLASKLLTPVDTDGKPLDCDENGVCQHSDFDFGYAQHAAYLVPQKGTLTLFDNGDGRHLAQPFFANQKYSRAVEYQIDEQKLTVQQRWEFGKDKGYDWYSPVTSIVRYQPDTDSMLIFFATGKLLEQELTEPRLVEVKYGTQQIAVELDMLATTPQQASYRALVIHPELAFSH; from the coding sequence GTGGATAATGCAGTGGCGGCCTTTCCGACCATCAAACCGGTCACCGTTGCCAAAGGTTTTAAACAGCGCTTGTACTGGATAAACCATCTGGTCGCCGATCAGCATTCAGAATCGATGCAGTGGGCTAATGGTGGCGCACTAGAGTGGGATCGTTGGCCACTGGATTTCATTACCGATACCCAGGGTGAAGTTCGCTGGTATCTCGACCCGCATAAAATTCATGATCAGCAAGATATTGGCAAACGCGGCATTCTGATGGGCGTTCACCAAGTTGCTAACGGCGACATAATATTTTTGCAAGGGCAGCGCTATTACCGCATGGACTTGCTAGGGCGCATGGTATTTGAACGCTGGTTGCCCAAGGGTTACATCGACCTGTCCCATGACATGAAAGCCCTGCCGAACGGCCACTATCTGTTACGGGCAGCCAAACAAAACTACCATCGCGCTGACGGAAAAGTGGTAAATACCGTGCGTGACCAAATTCTGGAAGTCGATGAATATGGCCGTCTGGTCGATGTCTGGGATCTTAACCGCATCCTCGACCCGTTACGGGACAGTCTGATGAAAGCCTTAGATCCGCGCGCTGTGTGTCTGAATGTCGATCTGCAAGCCAAAGGCAACGAGCTGGAACCTGATGCGCCCTTTGGCGATCACATGGGCGTTGGCACCGGTCGCAATTGGGCGCATGTCAATTCGGTCGAATATGATGCCAGTGACGATGCCATTATCATCTCATCGCGCCATCAAGGGGTGTTTAAAATCGGCCGCGATAAACAGCTGAAATGGATTCTGGCACCACGCAAAGGCTGGAACAGCCAACTGGCAAGCAAACTCCTGACACCTGTGGATACCGATGGCAAGCCGCTGGACTGTGATGAAAATGGGGTGTGTCAACACAGCGATTTTGATTTTGGTTATGCCCAACATGCCGCCTACCTGGTGCCACAAAAAGGCACGCTAACCTTGTTTGATAACGGTGATGGCCGCCATCTCGCACAGCCGTTTTTTGCCAATCAGAAATACAGCCGCGCGGTGGAGTACCAGATTGACGAGCAAAAGCTCACCGTCCAGCAGCGCTGGGAATTTGGTAAAGACAAAGGCTATGACTGGTACAGCCCAGTGACATCCATCGTCCGTTATCAACCAGACACTGACAGCATGCTGATCTTCTTTGCCACCGGAAAATTACTGGAGCAGGAACTGACTGAACCCAGATTAGTCGAAGTGAAATACGGTACGCAGCAGATCGCCGTAGAACTGGATATGCTCGCGACCACACCGCAACAAGCATCGTATCGGGCATTAGTGATCCATCCAGAATTGGCATTCAGCCACTAA
- a CDS encoding aryl-sulfate sulfotransferase N-terminal domain-containing protein — protein MHKSVIATVLLALTITAITTVTTPAAASVLNISRPSQGQLGLVSVNPYGYAPLTAIIGLAGKQPTDMQVTVLGKGKAGVDIHYSVGHSQLLTYDGVPVFGLYANYQNRVRLSYTLAGKRLMKPTTSSLNRCKGSAWIMQWRPFRPSNRSPLPKVLNSACTG, from the coding sequence ATGCATAAGTCTGTCATCGCAACAGTGCTGCTGGCACTGACCATTACCGCCATCACCACAGTTACTACCCCGGCTGCGGCCTCAGTGCTGAATATCAGCCGTCCTTCGCAAGGCCAACTGGGGTTGGTTAGCGTCAATCCCTACGGTTATGCGCCGCTGACGGCGATTATTGGACTGGCAGGGAAACAACCAACCGACATGCAAGTAACGGTTTTAGGTAAGGGCAAAGCGGGCGTTGATATTCACTACAGTGTCGGTCACAGCCAACTGTTGACCTATGACGGTGTGCCGGTGTTTGGCTTGTACGCCAATTACCAGAATCGGGTGCGACTCAGTTACACCTTAGCCGGAAAAAGGTTGATGAAACCTACAACATCTTCACTCAACCGTTGCAAGGGATCAGCGTGGATAATGCAGTGGCGGCCTTTCCGACCATCAAACCGGTCACCGTTGCCAAAGGTTTTAAACAGCGCTTGTACTGGATAA
- a CDS encoding sensor histidine kinase, whose amino-acid sequence MVNWYQRQPLIYQIGLVILIGFALSFLLTLFLLSYDKSQRLNQLSVSGAVQRVIAVAETLQQTPASLHPSILNASSSSDLQLSLTDAPRVTTATSQTDNMSQRFVQRLYAAGIKEANLTLVSQPQRPLMDLSRHDMEGMRAMMNNGAMMRGSSTISGRNGPPFAGRGRNLNYSATIDGSVKLATGQWLNFSSGIETDITHWSNSVLIALVSVMLLTILLSLLVIRRALTPIAQLGSAALAFARNKQVQEVNNHAPRDLLPTINAFNAMQQQLTDYIKERTQLLAAISHDLRTPLTSLRLRAEFIEESEDKQQLLRTINTMEKMLTATMRFAKNDSNREARQMTNIDSLLQTIVDEYDERGVEINYQAQHGLTGNIPPVSVRRMTENLLNNAIQYAGNNAQISLTLAQDHEQLRICVADNGVGIPADKMQEVLKPFTRLSVARDTDSSNVGLGLSITHSLATAYGGNLLLQPNQPSGLQATIVLSLH is encoded by the coding sequence ATGGTTAACTGGTATCAAAGGCAACCGCTGATTTACCAAATAGGGCTGGTGATCCTGATTGGCTTTGCCTTGAGTTTTTTGCTGACACTGTTTCTGTTGTCATACGATAAATCGCAACGACTTAATCAGTTGTCGGTGTCCGGCGCGGTACAGCGGGTGATTGCGGTTGCCGAGACATTACAGCAAACGCCAGCATCGCTGCACCCTTCCATCCTCAACGCCAGCAGTAGTTCCGACTTACAGCTGTCACTGACCGATGCGCCGAGGGTCACCACAGCCACCAGCCAAACTGATAACATGAGCCAACGGTTTGTTCAGCGCTTGTATGCCGCTGGCATCAAGGAAGCCAATCTAACGCTGGTTTCGCAGCCGCAACGGCCTTTGATGGATCTTTCCAGACATGACATGGAAGGCATGCGCGCCATGATGAATAATGGCGCGATGATGCGTGGTTCATCGACCATATCAGGCCGTAATGGGCCGCCGTTTGCTGGCCGGGGTCGCAATCTTAATTACAGTGCCACCATTGATGGCTCGGTCAAACTCGCCACTGGACAATGGCTGAATTTTTCTTCCGGCATCGAAACCGATATTACCCATTGGTCCAACAGCGTTCTCATTGCGCTGGTCAGCGTCATGCTACTGACCATTTTGCTGTCGTTACTGGTGATCCGCCGGGCCTTGACACCGATTGCGCAGTTGGGCAGCGCCGCCTTAGCCTTTGCCCGCAATAAACAGGTGCAGGAGGTCAACAATCATGCCCCGCGGGATCTGTTACCAACCATTAATGCCTTCAACGCCATGCAACAACAACTGACCGATTACATCAAGGAACGCACCCAGTTGCTCGCGGCAATCTCTCACGATTTACGCACGCCACTGACCAGCCTGCGGTTAAGGGCAGAATTTATTGAAGAGAGTGAAGATAAACAGCAACTGCTGCGCACCATCAATACCATGGAAAAAATGCTGACAGCGACCATGCGCTTTGCCAAAAACGATAGCAACCGAGAAGCACGGCAAATGACCAACATTGATAGTCTGTTACAGACAATTGTTGATGAATATGATGAAAGAGGGGTCGAGATTAACTATCAGGCACAGCATGGCTTAACTGGCAATATTCCGCCGGTGAGCGTGCGGCGCATGACCGAAAACCTGCTCAATAATGCTATCCAATATGCAGGAAACAACGCCCAGATAAGCCTGACATTAGCGCAAGATCATGAGCAATTGCGTATCTGTGTCGCCGATAATGGCGTTGGCATTCCCGCCGATAAAATGCAGGAAGTGCTGAAACCTTTTACCCGGCTCAGTGTAGCGCGAGACACCGACAGCTCCAATGTGGGATTGGGATTATCCATCACCCATTCACTGGCGACCGCTTATGGGGGTAACCTGCTGTTGCAGCCCAATCAACCTTCGGGGTTGCAAGCAACCATTGTTCTCTCGTTGCATTAA
- a CDS encoding response regulator yields the protein MERAYQILVVDDHKDIRDLLQRFLQQHGLRVSTAADGAAMEKLMATQRFDLIILDLMLPGKDGITLCREIRSNNNVPIIMLTALGEEIDRIVGLEVGADDYVPKPFNPRELLARIKSVLRRHFAIPTIDEQLSTSPTLYRFAGWQLNTLSRELKDPQDALVALTSTEFALLLAFLAHPNVVLSREDILQLVQGRGADVYDRAIDTLISRLRKKIEPDPKQPRLIKTIWGGGYQFSCEVTHG from the coding sequence ATGGAACGGGCTTATCAAATACTTGTGGTGGATGACCACAAAGATATCCGCGACTTGCTACAACGTTTTCTACAACAGCACGGGCTGCGGGTCAGCACTGCGGCCGATGGCGCAGCCATGGAAAAATTGATGGCAACCCAGCGATTTGATCTGATTATTCTCGACCTGATGTTGCCGGGAAAAGACGGCATTACCCTCTGCCGCGAAATCCGCAGCAACAACAATGTGCCAATCATTATGCTGACAGCGCTGGGAGAAGAGATTGACCGTATTGTCGGCCTGGAAGTGGGCGCCGATGACTATGTTCCTAAGCCGTTCAACCCGCGCGAATTGCTGGCACGGATCAAATCTGTGCTGCGGCGCCATTTTGCCATTCCTACCATTGATGAACAGCTGAGTACCAGCCCCACGTTATATCGGTTCGCCGGTTGGCAACTCAATACCCTTTCCCGCGAGTTGAAAGATCCCCAAGATGCCTTAGTCGCCCTGACATCAACCGAATTTGCGCTGCTGCTGGCGTTTCTGGCACATCCCAATGTGGTACTGAGTCGAGAAGATATTTTACAACTGGTACAAGGCCGCGGGGCCGATGTTTATGATCGAGCCATCGACACGCTTATCAGCCGTTTGCGCAAGAAAATCGAACCGGATCCGAAGCAACCCAGGTTGATTAAAACCATCTGGGGCGGGGGTTATCAGTTCAGTTGTGAGGTCACACATGGTTAA
- a CDS encoding iron-containing alcohol dehydrogenase, giving the protein MFNFDYRNPTHIVFGKDRIAEIDKLVPQQARVLVLYGGGSVKKFGTLAAVKQALANRQVFEFGGIEANPRYETLMRAAAIAKAENIDFLLAVGGGSVMDGTKFIALATHFAGDAASLLWSGTAAVDSSKILPLATVATLPATGSEMNAFAVVSHPKGKFGITHPQCYPQFSVLDPSLTFTLPKIQVANGVVDAFVHVCEQYVTYTAEARVQDRFAEGLLRTLIEVGPVTVAQPQDYDARANLVWAATNALNGLIGTGVPQDWATHMIGHELTARFGIDHAQTLAIVMPSLWQVCREQKHDKLLQYAERVWDIKTGSDAERIDMAIAKTRAFFESLGIKTRLRDYDAAQADIDDIISALEAHHMVKLGEHQSITPAVSRQILEQAW; this is encoded by the coding sequence ATGTTTAACTTTGATTATCGTAACCCTACCCATATTGTTTTTGGTAAAGACCGCATTGCCGAAATCGACAAGCTAGTGCCACAACAGGCTCGGGTATTGGTGTTATATGGTGGTGGCAGCGTCAAAAAATTTGGCACGCTTGCGGCAGTCAAGCAAGCGCTTGCTAACCGCCAGGTCTTTGAATTTGGCGGAATTGAAGCCAATCCCCGTTATGAAACCTTGATGCGCGCCGCCGCTATTGCGAAAGCAGAAAACATCGATTTCCTGCTAGCCGTTGGTGGGGGTTCCGTGATGGATGGGACTAAGTTTATCGCGCTGGCAACCCATTTTGCCGGTGATGCTGCTAGCTTGCTGTGGAGTGGCACCGCCGCGGTCGACAGCAGTAAAATCTTACCGCTGGCCACGGTAGCGACGCTGCCAGCGACTGGCTCCGAGATGAATGCTTTTGCCGTGGTCAGCCACCCCAAAGGTAAATTCGGTATCACTCATCCGCAGTGTTATCCGCAATTTTCAGTACTGGATCCGAGCCTGACCTTCACGCTGCCGAAAATCCAGGTTGCTAACGGTGTTGTAGATGCGTTTGTGCACGTGTGTGAGCAATATGTGACTTATACCGCCGAAGCCCGAGTGCAGGATCGCTTTGCGGAAGGCTTACTGCGCACGCTCATTGAAGTCGGGCCCGTCACTGTGGCACAACCGCAGGATTACGATGCCCGTGCGAATCTAGTGTGGGCCGCCACCAACGCCCTCAACGGACTCATTGGCACTGGGGTACCGCAAGACTGGGCAACCCATATGATAGGCCATGAGCTGACTGCCCGTTTTGGCATTGATCATGCGCAAACATTAGCGATTGTGATGCCATCGTTGTGGCAGGTATGCCGCGAACAGAAACATGATAAATTGCTGCAATATGCTGAGCGCGTTTGGGATATCAAAACCGGCAGCGATGCCGAACGTATCGATATGGCGATTGCCAAGACCCGTGCATTCTTTGAAAGTCTGGGCATTAAAACTCGGCTCCGGGACTATGATGCAGCACAAGCGGATATTGACGACATCATCTCTGCCTTGGAAGCCCATCATATGGTCAAACTCGGAGAGCACCAGTCGATCACGCCCGCAGTTAGCCGCCAGATCCTTGAACAAGCTTGGTAA
- a CDS encoding AraC family transcriptional regulator, producing the protein MMTNIARLMATLAPKSGTFATAIPGIRIFRADSYRSRRPMYYWQGIMIVGQGRKRLFIEDKVLEYNPQQPLVMTVPMPLECETFASSDEPTLVMMVDIEPQQLSRVIQQLNQHYQLPFTQERGRQPGFSGPEQ; encoded by the coding sequence ATGATGACAAATATTGCGCGCTTGATGGCAACGCTTGCGCCCAAGAGCGGCACCTTTGCTACCGCTATCCCCGGGATCCGCATTTTCCGTGCAGACAGTTATCGCAGTCGGCGGCCGATGTACTACTGGCAAGGGATTATGATTGTGGGACAAGGGCGCAAGCGACTGTTTATTGAAGATAAAGTGCTGGAGTATAACCCCCAGCAACCGTTAGTAATGACAGTGCCCATGCCGCTGGAGTGCGAGACTTTTGCGTCAAGTGATGAGCCAACACTGGTGATGATGGTGGATATCGAACCACAGCAATTAAGCCGCGTGATCCAGCAGCTCAATCAGCATTATCAGTTACCGTTTACTCAGGAGCGGGGGCGTCAACCCGGTTTTTCTGGCCCAGAGCAGTGA
- a CDS encoding helix-turn-helix domain-containing protein, whose protein sequence is MSCCIERLLCALQSPLEAAVLGDGIMRELLFRILLSENAAPLYALASAHSRLARIDKALQFMHRHYSDTVEVEHLAELVNMSSSAFHRCFREVTASSPIQYLKKLRLNRARELLLQGMRVKQAASGVGYESAAQFSREFKRYFNQSPGSYARTAEEFQ, encoded by the coding sequence TTGAGCTGCTGCATTGAACGACTGCTATGTGCTTTGCAGTCACCACTGGAAGCCGCCGTTTTGGGCGATGGCATAATGCGGGAGCTGTTGTTTCGTATTTTACTGAGTGAGAATGCCGCACCATTGTACGCTTTGGCTTCGGCGCACAGCCGTTTGGCACGGATCGACAAGGCGTTGCAATTTATGCATCGACACTACAGCGATACGGTTGAAGTGGAGCATCTAGCCGAGTTGGTGAATATGAGCAGTTCTGCGTTTCATCGCTGTTTCCGCGAAGTCACCGCTTCATCGCCCATCCAATATCTGAAAAAGTTGCGTTTAAATCGGGCGCGGGAACTGTTGCTGCAAGGCATGCGGGTGAAGCAGGCCGCCTCCGGTGTGGGTTACGAAAGTGCGGCACAATTTAGCCGCGAATTTAAACGCTATTTCAATCAGAGTCCTGGCAGTTACGCCAGGACTGCGGAAGAGTTTCAGTAA
- a CDS encoding PepSY-associated TM helix domain-containing protein has product MQIRSDILRIYQKVHLWTGITAGILLFICFFAGALTMFKPQLSAWASPPSHVLPQIPTAQADRLLQLALAQHPEIAKGFTLHLNDDMYAPLTWYSRGGGRRLNLDTQQWQATLDENGQLLTQQVQPSQLGLLIDLLHRTAGIPHTRLGISVMGVASVLYFMALVSGVIFLLPTLVKTLFALRQKKGPSRFWLDSHNLLGITALPFHIVIAVTVVVFAFHDVFYDALGKFVYDNPPDIMRGAPLAQPLNISHLPPLSEIIATANQHAPGHEARSLMFIGLDTPRPVARIEMYSEQALMRGPLADFLFMQPYSLATQFSTFSPTEGGTWGRIVATFFGLHFGSFGGMPGRWLYFFMGLSGAMLFYSGNLLWLEKRRQQQKGLNYHNNRAKYA; this is encoded by the coding sequence TTGGACCGGCATTACCGCTGGCATATTGTTGTTTATCTGCTTCTTCGCTGGGGCGCTGACCATGTTTAAACCCCAGCTGTCAGCTTGGGCATCACCGCCAAGCCATGTGTTACCCCAAATCCCCACAGCGCAGGCAGATAGACTGTTACAGCTAGCGTTGGCACAACATCCAGAAATCGCTAAAGGCTTCACGCTGCATCTCAATGACGACATGTACGCCCCGCTGACATGGTACAGCCGTGGTGGTGGCCGCAGACTCAATCTAGATACGCAGCAATGGCAAGCAACACTGGATGAAAATGGTCAGCTGTTGACTCAACAAGTGCAGCCAAGCCAACTCGGTTTATTGATCGATTTGCTGCACCGAACCGCTGGAATTCCCCATACCCGACTAGGAATTTCGGTGATGGGAGTGGCGTCTGTACTGTATTTCATGGCTCTGGTTTCCGGCGTTATCTTCTTACTGCCAACCTTGGTTAAAACCCTGTTTGCATTGCGGCAAAAGAAGGGGCCGAGCCGTTTCTGGCTGGACAGTCATAATCTGTTAGGGATTACAGCGCTGCCATTTCATATCGTGATTGCAGTCACTGTGGTAGTGTTTGCCTTTCACGATGTCTTTTACGATGCATTGGGTAAGTTCGTTTACGATAACCCGCCCGATATCATGCGCGGCGCGCCGTTAGCACAGCCGCTCAATATCTCCCATTTACCGCCACTCAGTGAAATTATTGCCACGGCTAACCAACATGCACCAGGACATGAAGCACGTTCGCTGATGTTTATCGGTTTAGATACCCCGCGTCCGGTGGCGAGAATCGAGATGTACAGTGAGCAAGCGTTGATGCGCGGACCGCTCGCCGACTTTTTATTCATGCAGCCCTATTCGTTGGCAACCCAATTCAGCACTTTCTCACCGACAGAAGGTGGCACCTGGGGACGTATCGTGGCGACATTTTTCGGACTGCACTTTGGTAGTTTTGGCGGCATGCCAGGACGTTGGCTCTACTTCTTTATGGGGCTCAGCGGTGCCATGTTGTTTTACAGCGGCAATCTGCTCTGGTTGGAAAAACGCCGTCAGCAGCAAAAGGGGCTGAATTACCACAACAACCGCGCAAAGTACGCCTGA